One region of Rhizobium sp. WYJ-E13 genomic DNA includes:
- the atzF gene encoding allophanate hydrolase has protein sequence MSELKWSDTTGSLDLSTLSSAYAAGTLTPTRVINAIYDRIAARGEDHVWTYLVSRETALATAEALEAEGYDGRPLWGIPFSVKDCNDIVGLPTTNALKEGAYIATSSGQALDRIFDAGAILIGKTNMDQFGIGLVGMRTPYGACSSVFDDRFISGGSSSGSGVSVAAGLSSFSIANDAAGSGRVPAGFNNIVGIKPTPGLVSNACVSGGGCVKTIETLAIFSLTVEDGMSVLRLIAGYDPSYPFSRPEADAVPLIPAPAPPRFRFGVPADKALRFFGDTEAERLFGEAMARLTAMGGEKVEVDFAPFEETQRILYEGPWISERALSLDSVLEKHGESIHPVTRQILSKSTNFTAGDTFAAIHRIAELKRDTRALWNDIAVLLVPTTPTIYTKEEIAANPIQLNSNLGIYTNFVNLMGLCGIAVPNGFRRDGLPLGVTFLAPGFNEARAAGIAASFHRATGLKLGKFDNPYPEPADASLPDGYREIAVVGAHLSGMPLNHELTQRSGLFRRAARTSGDYRLFALNGTAPPKPGLVRDVSSGAPIDVEVWALPVADFGDFIDRIPAPLGVGKLSLEDGSLVTGFLCEAIAVKEQPDITAYGGWRRYVESMAV, from the coding sequence ATGTCCGAACTGAAATGGTCCGACACGACGGGAAGCCTCGACCTTTCGACGCTCTCGTCCGCCTATGCGGCCGGGACGCTGACGCCGACGCGCGTGATCAACGCGATCTACGATCGCATCGCGGCGCGCGGCGAGGATCACGTCTGGACCTATCTCGTGTCGCGCGAGACTGCTCTTGCGACGGCAGAAGCGCTGGAGGCAGAAGGTTATGATGGGCGGCCGCTATGGGGCATTCCGTTTTCCGTGAAGGACTGCAACGACATTGTCGGCCTCCCCACCACGAATGCCCTGAAGGAAGGTGCCTATATCGCGACGTCCAGCGGTCAAGCACTGGACAGGATCTTCGACGCCGGCGCCATTCTCATCGGCAAGACCAACATGGATCAGTTCGGCATCGGCCTTGTCGGCATGCGCACGCCCTATGGCGCCTGCTCGTCGGTCTTCGATGATCGCTTCATTTCGGGAGGATCGAGCTCCGGGTCGGGCGTCTCGGTTGCGGCAGGGCTGTCGTCCTTTTCCATCGCAAACGATGCCGCCGGCTCCGGTCGCGTGCCGGCCGGTTTCAACAACATCGTCGGCATCAAGCCGACGCCTGGCCTCGTCAGCAATGCATGTGTGTCCGGCGGAGGCTGCGTCAAGACGATCGAAACGCTCGCGATCTTCTCGCTGACCGTCGAGGACGGCATGAGCGTCCTCAGGCTGATCGCCGGATACGACCCGTCATACCCGTTCTCCCGGCCGGAAGCGGACGCCGTTCCGCTGATACCCGCGCCCGCGCCGCCGCGTTTCCGCTTCGGTGTGCCGGCTGACAAAGCACTTCGCTTCTTCGGCGATACCGAAGCTGAAAGGCTCTTCGGCGAGGCGATGGCGCGATTGACGGCGATGGGAGGAGAAAAGGTCGAAGTGGACTTTGCTCCGTTTGAGGAAACGCAGCGTATACTCTACGAGGGGCCATGGATCTCAGAAAGAGCGTTGAGCCTCGACAGCGTGCTTGAGAAGCATGGAGAGTCGATCCATCCGGTCACACGTCAGATCCTGTCGAAATCCACAAATTTTACGGCTGGCGACACCTTTGCAGCCATTCACAGGATCGCCGAACTGAAGCGCGATACGCGTGCCCTCTGGAACGACATTGCCGTGCTATTGGTCCCGACAACGCCGACGATCTACACCAAGGAAGAGATTGCCGCCAATCCCATTCAACTCAACAGCAATCTCGGTATCTACACCAATTTCGTGAACCTGATGGGGTTGTGCGGCATCGCCGTTCCCAACGGCTTCCGCAGGGACGGCCTGCCTCTTGGCGTAACCTTCCTCGCCCCTGGTTTTAACGAGGCGCGAGCAGCCGGTATCGCAGCTTCTTTCCACAGGGCGACCGGGCTCAAGCTCGGCAAATTCGACAACCCCTATCCGGAACCGGCTGACGCATCCTTGCCCGATGGCTATCGTGAAATTGCGGTCGTCGGCGCACACCTTTCCGGAATGCCGCTCAATCACGAACTGACACAGCGATCAGGTCTGTTTCGAAGAGCCGCCCGAACCAGCGGCGATTACCGTCTCTTCGCATTGAATGGCACCGCGCCTCCAAAGCCCGGCCTGGTCCGCGACGTGTCGAGCGGCGCCCCGATCGATGTCGAGGTCTGGGCTTTGCCCGTGGCAGACTTTGGAGATTTCATCGATCGGATTCCGGCGCCGCTTGGCGTGGGAAAACTCTCGCTGGAAGATGGATCTTTGGTCACCGGTTTTCTGTGCGAGGCGATCGCCGTCAAAGAGCAGCCCGATATCACTGCCTACGGGGGCTGGCGCCGATACGTGGAAAGTATGGCCGTTTGA
- a CDS encoding questin oxidase family protein has translation MSQATTAVQAGHLYRDEATGTRLRELIADVGRRSGEFPDDLANHLPMVLEAMARLGAPAARLEAYAEHYTRSHAVPMQPPLISALDDATWRSALGRREREGDLRRYFTARVSKEGGSATALAVMPVLAPGVAASATHGLMRLAYAFLRNDDAEVAAALGYWAATYLAYKGIPAERMPDTTDPLACLIDMRADPALRNLDAPTHLLWKWIEAMGKLSAFRDRLGRLVAGPDFLDRIRPASLALYAGTMSFEALHAVTGCHWLRLVSPHIGEPQRLALHFWEVVMALYTKIGMPLPPTSGELEEWRHLPLPSDAEIAAAAVASDDEHDHSLVFSAFEEYRYTGDRLYKVVAARRVGLIAG, from the coding sequence ATGTCTCAGGCAACCACGGCAGTACAGGCAGGCCACCTCTATAGGGACGAGGCAACGGGCACGCGATTGAGGGAGTTAATCGCTGATGTCGGCCGCCGGAGCGGCGAATTCCCTGACGATCTGGCCAATCATTTGCCAATGGTTCTCGAGGCCATGGCCCGACTCGGCGCTCCGGCTGCGCGGCTTGAGGCTTACGCAGAGCACTATACACGCTCCCACGCCGTTCCGATGCAGCCCCCCCTCATATCTGCGTTGGACGACGCAACATGGCGCAGCGCTCTCGGCCGGCGCGAACGAGAAGGCGACCTGCGACGCTATTTCACTGCAAGGGTCTCAAAGGAAGGCGGTTCGGCCACAGCCCTGGCGGTCATGCCGGTGCTCGCTCCCGGTGTCGCGGCATCGGCGACGCACGGGCTGATGCGGCTCGCCTACGCATTTCTGCGCAATGATGATGCCGAGGTCGCCGCAGCGCTCGGCTACTGGGCTGCAACCTATCTCGCTTACAAGGGCATTCCGGCTGAGCGCATGCCGGATACCACGGATCCGCTGGCATGTCTGATCGACATGCGGGCAGACCCCGCCTTACGCAACCTCGACGCACCGACCCACCTCCTGTGGAAATGGATCGAGGCGATGGGCAAGCTCTCTGCATTTCGGGATCGTCTCGGACGGCTGGTCGCCGGGCCGGATTTCCTTGACCGCATCCGCCCGGCGTCCCTTGCTCTTTATGCGGGGACGATGAGCTTCGAAGCCCTGCATGCGGTGACCGGCTGCCATTGGCTGCGCCTCGTTTCCCCGCATATCGGGGAGCCCCAGCGCCTCGCGCTGCATTTCTGGGAAGTCGTGATGGCGCTCTACACCAAGATCGGCATGCCGCTTCCGCCGACCTCCGGAGAACTGGAGGAATGGCGCCATCTACCGCTGCCCTCCGATGCCGAGATAGCGGCGGCGGCCGTCGCATCCGACGACGAACATGACCATTCACTCGTGTTTTCCGCCTTCGAGGAATATCGCTACACTGGCGATCGACTGTATAAAGTCGTTGCTGCGCGACGCGTCGGGCTCATCGCCGGATGA
- a CDS encoding carbohydrate ABC transporter permease yields MPYRFSDRRRLFLFLMAAPAVIYVAAIGLWPLSQGIWYSFYRYNLLRPARTSFVGLQNYVDIFTDEATRTAILNTFQFTIFSVGLQLIFGFCLALLLWRDSRFNRAVLAFLLVPSTITPLVVGLIFKALLGADYGMIGYFLSEAGIGPRTGLLTDASTALWVLILIDCWEWTPLMTLILLAGLKALPADLLEAGTVDGATAWQRFRLLILPLMLPSIFLALTLRTMDAFRVFDSVFVTTGGGPNDATNTLMMLGVKEGLQFFNVGYASAVGNVTLLFIALIATVLLLVVRRADVRINGR; encoded by the coding sequence ATGCCCTATCGCTTCTCCGATCGCCGCAGGCTCTTCCTGTTCTTGATGGCCGCGCCGGCAGTCATCTACGTCGCTGCAATCGGCCTTTGGCCACTTTCGCAAGGGATCTGGTACAGCTTCTATCGCTACAATCTTCTCCGTCCGGCCAGGACAAGTTTCGTCGGCCTGCAGAACTATGTCGACATCTTCACCGATGAGGCGACACGCACGGCAATCCTCAACACCTTCCAGTTTACGATTTTCAGCGTCGGCCTCCAGCTCATCTTCGGCTTCTGCCTGGCACTCCTTCTGTGGCGCGACAGCCGCTTCAATCGCGCGGTTCTGGCCTTCCTGCTGGTGCCATCGACGATCACCCCGCTCGTGGTCGGACTGATCTTCAAGGCGCTGCTTGGCGCCGACTACGGCATGATCGGCTATTTCCTGTCCGAGGCGGGCATCGGACCCCGCACGGGCCTCCTCACCGACGCTTCAACCGCACTCTGGGTCCTCATATTGATCGACTGCTGGGAGTGGACCCCTCTAATGACGCTGATCCTGCTTGCCGGCCTCAAGGCACTTCCGGCGGACCTGCTTGAGGCCGGGACAGTCGACGGCGCAACGGCATGGCAGCGCTTCCGCCTATTGATCTTGCCCTTGATGCTGCCATCGATCTTCCTCGCACTCACGCTGAGGACGATGGATGCCTTCCGGGTCTTCGATTCCGTTTTCGTCACAACAGGCGGCGGGCCGAACGATGCCACCAACACGCTGATGATGCTGGGCGTCAAGGAGGGGCTGCAATTCTTCAATGTCGGCTACGCCTCCGCCGTCGGCAACGTCACGCTGCTGTTCATCGCGCTGATAGCGACCGTTCTGCTTCTGGTCGTCCGACGCGCCGATGTCAGGATCAACGGGAGATAG
- a CDS encoding cysteine hydrolase family protein: MSKESTATFWPLGGTVSKAGIALIIIDMQIDFCAAGGWVDQLGEDVSNTRSVITPIAEALARARAAGLTVIHTREGHHPDLSDLHTNKQWRTRRHGLGIGDMGKTGRILVHGEPGWQIIPELTPIDGEIVIDKPGKSSFHRTDLAEQLESRGISRLVVTGVTSDCCVQSTIRDGFEHGIECVLLEDCTAAVETRNHEATLEILRAFGGRWGGVADRSAFAAMLETADD, encoded by the coding sequence GTGAGCAAAGAGTCGACCGCGACCTTCTGGCCTCTGGGCGGCACGGTTTCCAAAGCCGGTATCGCCTTGATCATCATCGACATGCAGATCGATTTCTGCGCAGCCGGCGGCTGGGTCGACCAGCTTGGCGAAGATGTATCAAACACCCGCTCGGTAATCACACCTATCGCTGAGGCGCTCGCCCGCGCCCGCGCGGCCGGCCTGACGGTCATTCACACCCGTGAGGGACATCATCCCGATCTTTCCGATCTCCACACCAACAAGCAATGGCGAACGCGCCGTCACGGGCTGGGGATCGGCGACATGGGAAAGACCGGCCGGATACTCGTTCATGGTGAGCCCGGTTGGCAGATCATTCCGGAATTGACACCGATCGACGGGGAGATCGTCATCGACAAGCCCGGCAAATCCTCGTTTCATCGGACCGATCTTGCCGAGCAGCTCGAAAGCCGCGGCATTTCGCGGCTCGTCGTCACCGGCGTGACGTCGGATTGCTGCGTGCAATCCACGATCCGCGACGGCTTCGAGCATGGCATCGAATGTGTCCTTCTTGAAGATTGCACCGCTGCGGTCGAAACCCGAAACCACGAAGCGACGTTGGAAATCCTTCGAGCCTTTGGCGGGCGCTGGGGTGGCGTTGCCGATCGGAGCGCTTTTGCCGCCATGCTGGAAACGGCGGATGATTGA
- a CDS encoding DeoR/GlpR family DNA-binding transcription regulator, whose amino-acid sequence MTSEQSAARSGERPKFLAQVRQAAIIEEIGRVGSVTVSDLAQQLSVSEMTVRRDLVELEKDGRLIRTHGGAVKPDRAPALALAENVDREEPAFEARLARNAAQKRRIAAAAASLSQAARSIAIDVGTTPYFAAEALAGRQQVKIFTNSIRTASYLGAKGVETYLAGGRIRGEEMSTSGPSAVEQFESLWFDIAFIGVSGLTAQGIFDYSFEETDMKRVYLSHASQRVVLCDSTKFNRMSLVHVAKLGEFDTLVCDEAPTGELASALKAAGVAVTVAD is encoded by the coding sequence ATGACGAGCGAGCAATCCGCCGCCAGATCCGGCGAACGACCCAAATTCCTTGCCCAGGTCCGGCAGGCCGCGATCATCGAGGAGATCGGACGGGTCGGATCGGTAACGGTCAGCGATCTGGCGCAGCAGCTTTCGGTCTCTGAAATGACCGTGCGGCGCGATCTCGTCGAACTTGAGAAGGACGGCCGCCTCATCAGAACGCATGGCGGTGCGGTCAAGCCGGATCGGGCGCCCGCCCTTGCGCTCGCAGAGAATGTCGATCGCGAAGAACCGGCATTCGAGGCGCGCCTTGCGCGCAACGCTGCGCAAAAGCGAAGGATCGCCGCCGCCGCCGCCAGCCTGTCCCAAGCCGCGCGCAGTATTGCGATCGATGTCGGTACGACCCCCTATTTCGCAGCCGAGGCGCTTGCCGGCCGCCAGCAGGTTAAGATTTTTACCAACAGCATACGTACGGCCTCCTATCTCGGCGCCAAGGGCGTGGAGACCTACCTGGCCGGCGGCCGGATTCGCGGCGAGGAAATGTCGACGAGCGGTCCTTCAGCCGTGGAGCAATTCGAATCGCTGTGGTTTGACATCGCCTTCATTGGTGTTTCCGGCCTGACGGCGCAGGGCATCTTCGACTATTCCTTCGAGGAAACAGACATGAAGCGTGTCTATCTAAGTCACGCCTCGCAGCGCGTGGTTCTGTGCGACTCGACGAAATTCAACCGGATGTCCCTCGTTCATGTCGCCAAACTTGGCGAATTCGACACACTCGTCTGCGACGAGGCGCCAACAGGCGAACTGGCATCGGCCCTGAAGGCAGCAGGCGTCGCTGTCACCGTTGCCGACTGA
- a CDS encoding carbohydrate ABC transporter permease, which produces MSRVSRRRILAERTVVLVATLLFLLPVCWLIATAYKPSNQIFTVPPRLTFEPTLDQFRQALALFDVVSLVRSSLVISLGTTLLSLLLGVPSGYALARSKARFATGFAYFFLAIRMIPAIAALIPFYLLMRDIGLLGSWWAVIVFNTMLNCAFVTWMMFSYFKSLPPDMEEAALTDGCTLIGAFLRVALPSVRSGIIACALFCMMFSWNDFLHPMFLTTLDSKPISVALLTAYGTKDITWGTLGALAHFSTIPIVLMALFMNRYFVQGATNGVQ; this is translated from the coding sequence ATGTCACGTGTTTCCAGGCGTCGCATCCTTGCCGAGCGCACGGTCGTCCTCGTTGCAACCCTCCTGTTCCTGCTTCCGGTCTGCTGGCTGATCGCGACCGCCTACAAGCCGTCGAACCAGATATTCACCGTGCCGCCGCGCTTGACCTTCGAGCCGACGCTCGATCAATTTCGCCAGGCCCTTGCGCTGTTCGACGTCGTTTCGCTCGTCCGCTCGTCGCTGGTGATCAGCCTTGGCACGACACTTCTTTCGCTTCTGCTCGGCGTTCCCTCCGGCTACGCGCTGGCGCGCTCCAAAGCACGCTTTGCCACGGGCTTTGCCTATTTCTTCCTGGCGATCCGGATGATCCCGGCGATCGCAGCACTGATCCCCTTTTATCTGCTGATGCGTGACATCGGCCTGCTCGGCAGCTGGTGGGCGGTCATCGTGTTCAATACCATGCTGAACTGCGCCTTCGTGACCTGGATGATGTTTTCCTACTTCAAGTCGCTGCCGCCGGACATGGAAGAGGCCGCGCTGACCGATGGCTGCACGCTGATCGGTGCGTTCCTGCGCGTGGCCCTGCCGTCTGTGCGCTCCGGCATCATCGCCTGCGCACTCTTTTGTATGATGTTCTCCTGGAACGACTTCCTTCACCCGATGTTTCTGACGACCCTGGATTCAAAGCCGATCTCGGTCGCGCTGCTAACGGCTTATGGGACCAAGGACATTACCTGGGGCACGCTCGGAGCTCTTGCTCACTTTTCCACCATACCGATTGTCCTGATGGCGCTTTTCATGAACCGCTACTTCGTTCAGGGCGCGACCAACGGCGTACAGTAG
- a CDS encoding sugar ABC transporter substrate-binding protein, giving the protein MALMATTAYTQAKSLDGVTLTIASMNDGFSKVLTELAPAFKEETGADLKVEIMDYGTLLTKTTADFVGDTKGYDLVTMDIVWAGAYAENKYSVDLTDWVKRDAAELDLDDIYPVALKSLGQYDDHYVAFPFAAYANVLAYRKDLLEAAGLKPPASMEELVADAKKLTDPSKKQYGFVANGQKGPAVAQDWMQYNNQLGGSILDKDGKPALNSEANIKSLTVYKELFTEAAPPGAIEYDWGGREESFRQGMSAFMQTWSVGAAAYSDPKVSNIVGKAGIAVAPVAAGMTPQYGVGGWGLAINADIDTSKQEAAWTFIKWVTSKKIHKEFNMLGAGGFMRKSQMTDPDLLAKYDFLPVIAQTYEHGNGEFRPRIPEYPEIQDMLGTAVNSVLAGAATPKEALDKAQEAAEKLF; this is encoded by the coding sequence ATGGCGCTGATGGCGACCACCGCCTACACGCAGGCAAAGTCGCTCGACGGCGTGACCCTGACGATCGCGTCGATGAACGACGGTTTTTCCAAGGTCCTCACCGAGCTGGCACCCGCCTTCAAGGAGGAAACCGGTGCCGACCTCAAGGTCGAGATCATGGACTACGGCACATTGTTGACCAAGACGACAGCGGATTTCGTCGGCGACACCAAGGGTTACGATCTGGTGACCATGGACATCGTCTGGGCGGGCGCCTACGCTGAGAACAAGTACTCGGTCGACCTGACCGACTGGGTCAAGCGCGACGCTGCCGAACTTGATCTCGACGACATCTATCCGGTGGCGCTGAAATCGCTCGGCCAATATGACGATCACTATGTGGCCTTTCCGTTTGCGGCCTACGCCAACGTGCTCGCCTATCGCAAGGACCTTCTGGAAGCTGCCGGGCTGAAGCCGCCGGCGAGCATGGAAGAACTTGTCGCCGATGCCAAGAAGCTGACGGATCCCTCAAAGAAACAATACGGCTTCGTCGCCAACGGCCAGAAGGGGCCGGCGGTCGCCCAGGACTGGATGCAATACAACAACCAGCTCGGCGGCTCCATCCTGGACAAGGACGGCAAGCCCGCCCTCAACTCTGAGGCAAATATCAAGAGCCTCACGGTCTACAAGGAACTCTTCACAGAGGCTGCACCTCCCGGCGCCATCGAATATGACTGGGGCGGGCGCGAGGAAAGCTTCCGCCAGGGAATGTCTGCCTTCATGCAGACCTGGTCTGTGGGTGCTGCTGCCTATTCCGATCCGAAAGTATCGAACATCGTCGGCAAGGCCGGCATTGCCGTGGCGCCGGTTGCCGCGGGCATGACGCCGCAATATGGCGTCGGCGGCTGGGGGCTTGCGATCAATGCCGATATCGATACGTCGAAACAGGAAGCTGCATGGACCTTCATCAAGTGGGTGACGAGCAAGAAAATCCACAAGGAGTTCAATATGCTCGGTGCCGGCGGCTTCATGCGCAAGAGCCAGATGACCGACCCCGACCTTCTTGCCAAATACGACTTCCTGCCGGTGATCGCGCAAACCTACGAGCACGGCAACGGCGAATTCCGTCCGCGCATTCCGGAATATCCGGAAATTCAGGATATGCTCGGCACAGCCGTCAATTCCGTACTCGCCGGCGCCGCAACCCCGAAGGAAGCGCTCGACAAGGCGCAGGAAGCAGCAGAAAAACTGTTCTGA
- a CDS encoding cysteine hydrolase: MIENSMDHFGRIDANPYAWPFDGEWSSGDTALLLLGFQSGGVRGLAAEAERDTAIRLIGAASRRGLAIIASRRGQDPDGGALARRRAVLGDELPQKGSADWQFDDSISLPLGTIIIDHAGDNAFFGTGLEDTLRRRAIRNLLVTGLPTDGLVHATQRAANDMGFECLTVIDACKGTSPARHDAQLRITTFGNGLFGAIASAAAVEAVLGNHQE; this comes from the coding sequence ATGATTGAGAACTCGATGGATCATTTCGGGCGGATTGACGCCAACCCCTATGCGTGGCCCTTCGACGGCGAATGGTCATCCGGTGATACCGCCCTTCTGCTCCTCGGCTTCCAGAGCGGCGGCGTCCGCGGCCTCGCCGCCGAAGCGGAGCGCGATACCGCCATCCGCTTGATCGGGGCGGCCAGCCGTCGCGGTCTTGCCATCATCGCCTCAAGGCGTGGACAGGACCCCGACGGTGGCGCTCTGGCACGTCGACGTGCGGTCCTTGGCGATGAACTCCCTCAAAAAGGCAGCGCAGACTGGCAGTTCGATGACAGCATATCGCTTCCGCTCGGCACCATTATCATCGATCATGCCGGCGACAACGCTTTCTTCGGGACCGGCCTTGAGGACACTCTCCGCAGGCGCGCAATTCGCAACCTTCTCGTGACCGGCCTTCCGACCGACGGGCTCGTGCACGCAACGCAGCGCGCGGCAAACGACATGGGTTTCGAATGCCTGACCGTCATCGACGCCTGCAAGGGAACCTCTCCGGCGCGCCATGACGCGCAGCTGCGCATAACCACATTCGGTAACGGCCTTTTCGGCGCGATTGCCTCAGCCGCCGCTGTCGAGGCGGTTCTCGGAAATCATCAGGAGTGA
- a CDS encoding NAD(P)/FAD-dependent oxidoreductase: MQEPLSAQDMSSPDAAKAARSRLLRLERQVRRDLGMIEAAPRAWVPTHDEADVSHDVIIVGAGLSGLTIAFGLKRQGVERVSLIDAAPAGQEGPWVTTARMRTLRSPKTLSGPDLGVPSLTYRAWHEALHGRNSFDRLDRIDRIAWMNYLSWFRTVLALNVENDSRLLSIDEERDHLRLRVLQGGRERTMSCRKVVLATGLEGAGGLHVPALIRHGLPRERWTHSGEPILAQSLAGKRIGVIGAAASSFDWAVTALEAGADSVTLLARAPSLPKTELLDWSNFPGFLNHFSDLDDESRYRFTRRMFAFRTPPTMEMYERAMAFPRCRLVSGAAIEAVGIECGEIAVKTTVGDFAFDHLLLGTGYRIDLAHRPELAGFSGLIATWADRFAPPKGEVDLDLLAYPYLGPAFELVEKVPGTASMLANIHIFNNAAVPSLGPVCNGITGLKAGVPKLVAGICRGLFMGNIDYFFRSLDGYDKVHFQPNIGP, from the coding sequence ATGCAGGAACCATTGTCGGCGCAGGATATGTCCAGCCCGGATGCGGCGAAGGCAGCAAGATCACGGTTGCTGCGGCTCGAAAGACAGGTTCGACGCGATCTCGGGATGATCGAAGCGGCACCACGAGCCTGGGTTCCGACGCACGATGAGGCTGATGTCTCGCACGACGTCATTATCGTCGGTGCAGGCCTGTCGGGTCTTACGATCGCCTTCGGCCTCAAGAGGCAAGGAGTGGAACGTGTCAGCCTGATCGATGCCGCACCCGCGGGGCAGGAGGGGCCGTGGGTGACGACGGCGCGCATGCGGACCTTACGATCCCCGAAGACGCTGAGCGGTCCGGATCTTGGCGTGCCGAGCCTGACCTATCGGGCATGGCACGAAGCGCTTCACGGTCGCAATAGCTTCGACAGGCTCGACAGGATCGATCGCATTGCCTGGATGAACTATTTGAGTTGGTTTCGAACGGTGCTGGCGCTGAACGTCGAAAACGACAGCCGGCTGCTTTCAATCGACGAGGAGCGGGATCATCTCCGGCTACGCGTTCTGCAGGGCGGCCGGGAACGCACAATGTCCTGTCGCAAGGTGGTGCTGGCGACGGGCCTGGAGGGGGCCGGTGGGCTTCATGTGCCCGCTCTGATCCGCCACGGATTACCGAGGGAACGTTGGACGCATAGCGGCGAACCCATCTTAGCACAGAGCCTTGCCGGCAAGCGGATCGGGGTGATTGGCGCGGCTGCCTCCAGTTTCGACTGGGCGGTGACCGCACTGGAGGCGGGTGCCGACAGCGTAACGCTCCTTGCCCGTGCGCCGTCCCTGCCCAAGACCGAACTGCTGGACTGGTCGAATTTTCCGGGCTTTCTCAATCACTTCTCCGATCTCGATGATGAGAGCCGTTATCGCTTCACCCGTCGCATGTTCGCTTTCAGAACACCGCCGACGATGGAAATGTACGAGCGCGCCATGGCATTCCCTCGGTGCCGCCTCGTGTCTGGAGCAGCGATAGAAGCGGTTGGGATCGAATGCGGCGAGATTGCCGTCAAGACGACGGTCGGTGACTTTGCCTTCGATCACCTTCTGCTTGGAACAGGTTATCGGATTGACCTTGCGCATCGACCCGAACTGGCCGGGTTTTCCGGCTTGATCGCGACCTGGGCCGACCGCTTCGCGCCGCCAAAGGGCGAGGTCGACCTCGACCTTCTCGCCTATCCCTATCTAGGTCCGGCCTTCGAACTCGTCGAAAAGGTTCCCGGAACGGCATCCATGCTTGCCAATATTCATATCTTCAACAATGCCGCGGTACCAAGTCTTGGTCCGGTTTGTAACGGCATCACCGGCTTGAAGGCAGGGGTGCCGAAGCTTGTCGCCGGCATTTGCCGGGGACTGTTCATGGGAAATATCGACTATTTTTTCCGGTCACTGGACGGCTACGACAAGGTGCATTTCCAGCCGAATATCGGTCCGTGA
- a CDS encoding ABC transporter ATP-binding protein, with the protein MAEISFTNVSKTYAGGKTAALSDFNLKIADGEFMVLVGPSGCGKTTALRMIAGLEDISSGKLKINDTVANDLSPRDRDIAMVFQSYALYPHLTVADNIAFGLKVRGARPEVIADKVRETAALLELTEFLDRKPSRLSGGQRQRVAMGRALVRSPNAFLMDEPLSNLDARLRGQMRAEISRLQRMTAVTTVYVTHDQVEAMTMGHRVAVMNKGTLQQLDTPRALYDHPVNMFVAGFIGSPPINFLEGSLIAHDNRPAVAIGEFLLPLAQQSERAARRIDQRVTIGIRPEHLKLSDNAGMPGTISARASFVEDLGADLLVHMEDKGTAASGAVVMDDERDMMKSAPRLKALVDSSHRVRRDERVTFSVDPSLILLFDPESGARL; encoded by the coding sequence ATGGCCGAAATCTCGTTTACGAACGTCTCAAAGACCTATGCCGGCGGCAAGACCGCCGCGCTGAGTGATTTCAATCTCAAGATCGCCGACGGGGAGTTCATGGTACTGGTCGGCCCGTCCGGCTGCGGCAAGACCACCGCTCTTCGCATGATCGCCGGCCTGGAGGATATCTCCTCCGGCAAGTTGAAGATCAATGACACGGTGGCAAACGATCTGTCGCCTCGCGACCGCGATATAGCCATGGTCTTTCAATCCTACGCGCTTTATCCGCATCTTACCGTTGCGGACAATATCGCCTTCGGACTGAAGGTGCGCGGCGCCAGGCCTGAAGTCATCGCCGACAAGGTGCGCGAAACCGCCGCGCTGCTGGAATTGACGGAATTTCTGGATCGCAAGCCGAGCCGTCTTTCCGGCGGCCAGCGGCAGCGCGTCGCCATGGGTCGCGCCCTGGTGCGCTCGCCGAACGCCTTCCTGATGGATGAACCGCTTTCCAATCTCGATGCGCGCCTGCGCGGTCAGATGCGCGCCGAAATCTCGCGACTGCAGCGCATGACGGCGGTCACCACTGTTTATGTCACCCACGACCAGGTGGAAGCCATGACGATGGGCCACCGGGTCGCCGTCATGAACAAGGGAACGCTGCAGCAACTTGATACGCCACGTGCGCTCTATGATCATCCGGTCAACATGTTCGTCGCCGGCTTCATCGGCTCCCCGCCAATCAACTTTCTGGAGGGCAGCCTCATCGCGCACGACAACCGCCCAGCGGTTGCAATCGGCGAATTCCTGCTGCCGCTCGCGCAACAGAGCGAGCGCGCGGCCCGCCGCATCGATCAACGGGTCACGATCGGCATCCGGCCCGAACATCTGAAACTATCTGACAATGCCGGTATGCCCGGCACAATCTCAGCAAGAGCCTCCTTCGTCGAAGACCTCGGCGCCGATCTGCTCGTCCACATGGAGGACAAGGGAACGGCTGCGAGCGGTGCCGTCGTCATGGACGACGAACGTGACATGATGAAATCGGCGCCGAGGCTGAAAGCGCTCGTCGACAGCAGCCATCGTGTGCGACGCGACGAGCGCGTGACATTCTCCGTGGATCCGTCGCTGATCCTGCTCTTCGATCCGGAAAGTGGAGCTCGCCTGTGA